Proteins co-encoded in one Candidatus Kapaibacterium sp. genomic window:
- a CDS encoding rod shape-determining protein MreC, with amino-acid sequence MLLQRIAAFFVRFRQYVILAALLLLCVGLMQLGQPTAIPGLTTFTVGVLGVVQGLIGAIPNPAALRRENELLARLNTALLLETISLRQAVAENKQFQQLSELRQRLSYPLVFARVVGLTVGQLRSYAILDKGSSDGLRPAMPVVAPAGLVGRVQAVSPHFAVVELLDNRGVRVAVRLESSSAEGILAWKGVVGEFALEYIPTSVSVQAGERVVTSASSDRFPPGIPVGTVQEVTRDPTTPFYRIRVVPAVAYQSLQTVAVLLHRPNPERRALEERLLRPEREP; translated from the coding sequence ATGCTGCTGCAGCGGATAGCTGCCTTCTTCGTGCGCTTCCGGCAGTATGTGATTCTAGCTGCACTGCTGCTGCTGTGTGTGGGGTTGATGCAGTTAGGGCAGCCGACAGCTATCCCAGGACTCACGACCTTCACAGTTGGGGTCCTTGGCGTGGTGCAGGGGCTCATTGGGGCAATCCCGAATCCTGCAGCACTGCGCCGAGAGAATGAGCTCCTCGCACGACTCAACACTGCGCTGCTGCTAGAGACTATCAGTCTCCGGCAAGCGGTAGCTGAGAACAAGCAATTCCAGCAGCTTTCGGAGCTACGGCAGCGGCTATCCTACCCTCTTGTCTTCGCCCGTGTAGTAGGATTGACGGTCGGTCAACTGCGGTCGTACGCCATCTTGGATAAAGGGTCTTCCGACGGTCTTCGTCCAGCTATGCCAGTAGTTGCTCCAGCGGGGCTAGTCGGAAGAGTCCAAGCAGTTAGTCCACACTTTGCCGTAGTGGAGCTGCTGGATAACCGAGGAGTTCGGGTAGCTGTAAGGCTCGAATCGTCCTCTGCTGAAGGGATTCTGGCGTGGAAGGGTGTCGTAGGGGAGTTCGCTCTGGAGTACATCCCAACATCTGTGTCGGTTCAGGCAGGCGAGAGAGTTGTGACCTCGGCTTCTAGTGACCGTTTCCCACCCGGAATCCCTGTTGGCACTGTCCAGGAAGTGACACGCGATCCGACGACCCCTTTCTACCGGATTCGTGTTGTACCAGCCGTAGCGTATCAGAGCCTCCAGACTGTAGCCGTACTCCTCCATCGCCCCAATCCTGAGCGGCGAGCGTTAGAGGAGCGGCTCCTCCGTCCAGAGCGGGAGCCGTGA
- a CDS encoding 3-hydroxybutyryl-CoA dehydrogenase, whose amino-acid sequence MERILVIGAGTMGSGIAQVFAQHGFQVAVVDVAEEVFQRARSLIGRSLERQVSKGVLTEQEKEATLNRIEFTLDLDSAAPTADFVIEAAPEHAELKRQLFARLDGLCRPEVIFATNTSSIPITWLAASTRRPDRVIGMHFFNPVPVMQLCEIVRGLMTSDETFRTTEGLARRIGKTPVCVQDSPGFVSNRVLMPMINEAIYCLMEGVASAEDIDTVMRLGMNHPMGPLALADLIGLDVCLAILEVLHRELGDDKYRPCPLLRKMVAAGHLGRKTGRGFYEYNS is encoded by the coding sequence ATGGAGCGTATCCTCGTCATTGGCGCAGGCACGATGGGTAGCGGGATTGCCCAAGTCTTTGCCCAACATGGCTTTCAGGTTGCCGTCGTCGATGTAGCCGAAGAAGTCTTCCAGAGGGCACGCTCGCTCATAGGGCGTAGCCTGGAGCGCCAGGTTAGCAAAGGGGTGCTGACGGAGCAGGAGAAAGAGGCAACGCTCAACCGAATTGAGTTCACGTTAGACCTAGATTCTGCAGCTCCAACAGCGGACTTTGTCATCGAGGCGGCTCCGGAACATGCGGAGCTGAAGCGCCAGCTCTTCGCACGGTTGGATGGGCTCTGCCGTCCAGAGGTCATCTTTGCCACCAATACGTCTTCCATCCCCATCACGTGGCTGGCTGCAAGCACGCGGCGTCCAGACCGAGTTATCGGGATGCACTTCTTCAACCCCGTGCCAGTTATGCAGCTCTGTGAGATTGTCCGGGGGTTGATGACCAGTGATGAGACTTTTCGCACCACTGAAGGGTTGGCACGCCGCATAGGCAAGACACCAGTCTGTGTCCAGGACTCCCCTGGTTTTGTCTCCAACCGAGTGTTGATGCCGATGATCAACGAGGCCATCTACTGCCTCATGGAGGGTGTTGCCTCGGCAGAGGACATCGACACCGTCATGCGTCTTGGGATGAACCATCCGATGGGTCCGCTTGCCTTAGCGGATCTGATTGGGTTGGATGTCTGCTTGGCGATTCTGGAGGTCCTTCATCGCGAGCTCGGAGACGACAAGTACCGTCCGTGCCCCCTACTGCGTAAGATGGTGGCGGCAGGGCACCTGGGACGGAAGACTGGGCGCGGCTTTTACGAGTACAACAGCTGA
- a CDS encoding OmpA family protein → MRAGYASLVLAGALGTLMALPQELPDTASLQRRLLEQAQIQPQRPTFQLRLHNVDITQFPLVNLIVEVLGEEPDTLLPEDFIIVENNRSYPVLATSRLSPQRRVPIDFVFVVDVTGTMQAYIKGVRDNILRFTQTLLLHGIDYRLALILFSDIIEQVYPFTEDAKEFIGWIARIWASGGMDEKENALEALAEASRMPFRPAANRVAVLITDAPYHQQGERGHGRTNFTTESIIELLRSHQLRVFCITRPELKEYRQIADATRGSVYDIQLPFSRILDRYAAELTNLWVLTYRTGEDIPLDSIRVAILDRERRQLVRQVIPIVAIGRKFILEHLLFGINSAELPDTVPELETIARFLKRRPEVVIRIEGHTDNRGSPAHNRRLSLQRAESVRRYLLRRGVSERQLLIAGFGSTRPIADNETEFGRSLNRRVEIVIVRK, encoded by the coding sequence ATGAGAGCTGGATATGCAAGCCTCGTGCTTGCCGGTGCCTTGGGCACGCTGATGGCTCTCCCACAGGAACTCCCCGACACTGCTTCCCTCCAGCGCCGACTCTTAGAACAGGCCCAAATTCAACCTCAGCGCCCAACATTTCAACTCCGGCTACACAACGTGGACATTACGCAGTTCCCGTTGGTCAACTTGATTGTCGAAGTTCTTGGAGAAGAACCCGACACCCTGCTACCCGAAGATTTCATCATCGTGGAGAACAACCGAAGCTACCCTGTGCTGGCTACTAGCCGTCTCTCGCCTCAACGTCGCGTCCCGATAGACTTTGTATTTGTGGTGGATGTCACCGGCACTATGCAGGCTTACATTAAGGGAGTTCGGGATAACATCCTTCGCTTTACGCAGACGCTACTGTTGCACGGCATTGATTACCGACTAGCGTTGATCTTGTTCTCCGACATTATCGAACAGGTATACCCTTTCACGGAGGATGCCAAGGAATTCATCGGATGGATCGCCCGCATTTGGGCGAGTGGTGGAATGGATGAGAAGGAAAATGCACTCGAAGCCTTGGCTGAAGCTTCCAGAATGCCCTTCCGGCCGGCAGCAAATCGAGTAGCGGTTCTCATCACAGATGCCCCTTACCACCAGCAGGGCGAGCGCGGGCACGGACGTACGAACTTCACTACAGAGTCAATCATTGAACTCCTGCGCAGCCACCAGCTCCGCGTCTTCTGTATCACCCGCCCAGAGCTGAAGGAGTATAGGCAGATTGCTGATGCAACGCGCGGCTCTGTGTACGATATCCAGCTGCCATTTTCAAGGATCCTAGATCGCTACGCGGCTGAACTGACCAACCTTTGGGTACTGACCTACCGAACGGGTGAAGACATTCCCCTTGACTCCATACGCGTGGCTATTCTGGACCGCGAACGTCGGCAACTGGTTCGGCAAGTCATCCCAATCGTAGCGATCGGGCGGAAGTTCATTTTAGAGCACCTCCTCTTTGGGATCAATAGTGCAGAACTCCCCGACACGGTACCCGAGCTAGAGACAATCGCACGTTTCCTCAAACGCCGTCCAGAGGTTGTGATCCGGATAGAGGGACATACTGACAATCGCGGCAGTCCAGCCCACAACCGCCGTCTATCCCTCCAGCGGGCGGAGAGCGTCCGCCGGTACTTACTCCGACGTGGAGTGTCGGAACGTCAACTCCTCATTGCAGGATTCGGCTCTACCCGACCCATCGCCGACAACGAGACAGAGTTCGGGCGCAGTCTGAACCGACGCGTGGAGATCGTCATCGTTCGGAAGTAA
- the rimO gene encoding 30S ribosomal protein S12 methylthiotransferase RimO, with the protein MPRARLLRTPTAAIITLGCSKNTVDSERLAAHLRVHGVQLTEPAEAETLILNTCGFIEAAKQESIEAIMEALELKRSGQVRRVIVSGCLSARYAEVLRQELPEVDYFFGTEAYEPIVRAVTGDFRYELVGEREVSTPQHYAYLKIAEGCDHPCSFCAIPLIRGRYRSRPIELVLQEAQWLVQRGARELILIAQDTTYYGVDLYGKRCIADLVAALSSLEGVAWIRLLYAYPAHFPEELLEVMADHPNVCRYIDLPLQHISTPVLSSMRRGVTRRSIERLLERIRSRLPGITLRTTFIVGYPNETEERFAELYEFVRQARFERMGVFPYSHEEGTAAWILGDPIPPEVKQERLRALMELQREISLELNRATIGKSLQVLIDEQIAPNEYRGRTERDAPEIDNEVFVRSERPLEVGTFVTVSIEDATDYELYGVAADC; encoded by the coding sequence ATGCCACGCGCACGCCTGCTACGAACACCAACAGCAGCAATCATCACGCTCGGCTGCAGCAAGAATACGGTTGACTCAGAAAGGCTCGCAGCACATCTGCGGGTGCATGGCGTCCAGCTGACAGAACCAGCTGAGGCTGAGACACTCATCCTCAACACCTGTGGCTTCATAGAAGCCGCGAAGCAGGAGAGCATCGAAGCGATTATGGAAGCCCTTGAGCTAAAACGCTCTGGGCAAGTTCGCCGAGTCATCGTGTCGGGGTGCCTTTCGGCGCGGTACGCTGAAGTACTCCGTCAGGAGCTCCCCGAGGTGGATTACTTCTTCGGCACTGAGGCTTACGAACCCATCGTCCGCGCTGTTACGGGCGATTTCCGCTACGAGCTGGTAGGCGAACGGGAAGTCTCCACCCCCCAGCACTACGCCTACCTCAAAATTGCCGAAGGTTGCGACCATCCCTGTTCCTTCTGCGCCATCCCACTCATACGCGGACGCTACCGATCACGCCCGATAGAGCTTGTGCTCCAGGAAGCCCAGTGGCTTGTCCAGCGTGGGGCACGTGAGCTTATCTTGATTGCTCAGGACACGACGTACTACGGCGTAGACCTCTACGGCAAGCGTTGCATCGCAGACTTAGTAGCCGCTCTCAGCAGCCTGGAAGGAGTGGCATGGATACGCTTGCTCTACGCCTATCCCGCTCACTTTCCCGAAGAGCTCCTCGAGGTCATGGCTGATCATCCCAATGTCTGCCGCTACATAGACCTACCGCTCCAGCACATCTCTACCCCCGTCCTCAGCTCCATGCGACGGGGCGTGACCCGCCGAAGCATAGAGCGGCTGCTTGAAAGGATCCGCTCTCGACTACCCGGAATTACGTTACGCACCACCTTCATTGTGGGCTATCCGAACGAGACAGAGGAGCGGTTCGCTGAGCTTTACGAGTTCGTACGCCAAGCCCGCTTCGAACGGATGGGAGTCTTCCCGTATTCCCACGAAGAAGGAACGGCTGCCTGGATCCTCGGAGACCCTATCCCGCCTGAAGTCAAACAGGAGCGCCTCCGCGCCCTTATGGAGCTCCAACGGGAAATCTCCCTCGAGCTCAACCGAGCAACGATCGGCAAATCGCTCCAAGTTCTCATCGACGAGCAGATTGCCCCGAACGAGTACCGTGGGCGCACCGAGAGAGATGCTCCTGAGATTGACAACGAGGTCTTCGTCCGCTCAGAACGGCCACTAGAGGTTGGCACGTTCGTCACAGTCTCGATAGAAGATGCCACAGACTACGAGCTTTACGGTGTTGCAGCGGATTGCTGA
- a CDS encoding GWxTD domain-containing protein produces MPQTTSFTVLQRIAEVLILLCGLSSQAIAQEIRPLVDVLCFAAENADSNARVDVWTIVPYAALSFRPADTAGFRASYTLGVVIYDSLRAISRTHRYIRHVTAPSYAVAQGATAGFDYVQTVEHLSPGTYTITVAVTDNATEQTYSSVRRYTVPDYRLPEVALSSIVLASSVEFRSDRPIVTPFFADNLAQLEEHPFAVLEAYAKVPQSKLTVTAELLTPAAKPLAPLYRRELDSLCQGRTLLVLPLSLPKELPSGTQLLRVRIERDSIPLAQSERSVSFLWTFWGRVLGDLDQAIRQLRYVATQEQMDSIARAPTLSEKRRRFEAFWRALDPTPETLRNEAFEEYYDRIAQANRLFRSYTEGWLTDRGMVYVIFGPPLRRDQFQSDGRQYERWTYTDREFLFVDYTGFEDYRLLTPLPPNAKYRYRGG; encoded by the coding sequence ATGCCACAGACTACGAGCTTTACGGTGTTGCAGCGGATTGCTGAAGTGCTCATCCTCCTGTGCGGACTATCCTCCCAAGCCATCGCCCAAGAGATTCGGCCGTTGGTCGACGTACTCTGCTTCGCTGCCGAGAACGCTGATTCTAACGCCCGCGTAGATGTCTGGACAATCGTCCCATACGCAGCCTTGAGCTTCAGACCGGCCGACACCGCTGGTTTTCGAGCTAGCTACACCCTCGGCGTCGTGATCTACGACAGCCTACGAGCGATCTCCCGCACCCACCGTTACATCCGGCATGTTACTGCTCCCTCATATGCAGTTGCCCAGGGAGCAACCGCTGGCTTTGATTACGTTCAGACTGTAGAGCACCTGTCTCCAGGCACGTACACAATTACCGTCGCTGTCACCGACAATGCCACAGAGCAGACATACTCTAGCGTGCGTCGCTATACAGTCCCGGACTACCGTCTCCCGGAGGTTGCCCTCAGTAGCATCGTGCTAGCAAGCAGCGTCGAGTTCCGGTCAGATCGACCTATTGTAACTCCCTTCTTCGCTGACAATCTCGCGCAACTGGAAGAACATCCCTTCGCTGTACTGGAAGCCTATGCAAAGGTCCCGCAAAGTAAGCTGACCGTGACGGCTGAGCTCCTGACGCCTGCAGCAAAGCCCTTAGCGCCACTATACCGACGGGAGCTGGACTCCCTTTGTCAGGGACGAACCCTCCTCGTCCTGCCGCTCAGTCTTCCAAAGGAACTCCCATCCGGGACCCAGCTCCTTCGAGTCCGAATAGAACGTGACAGTATCCCTCTGGCTCAGAGTGAGCGCTCCGTGAGCTTCCTCTGGACGTTCTGGGGAAGGGTGCTCGGTGACTTAGACCAAGCCATCCGCCAGCTCCGGTACGTTGCCACTCAGGAGCAGATGGACAGCATCGCGAGAGCCCCCACGCTGAGCGAGAAGCGACGCCGCTTTGAGGCTTTCTGGAGAGCACTGGATCCGACCCCAGAGACGCTCCGGAATGAAGCCTTCGAGGAATACTACGACCGGATTGCCCAAGCCAATCGCCTCTTCCGGAGCTATACCGAAGGCTGGCTTACCGATCGCGGCATGGTCTACGTGATCTTCGGCCCACCCTTACGTCGTGACCAGTTCCAGAGCGATGGCCGCCAGTACGAACGCTGGACTTACACCGACCGCGAGTTCCTCTTCGTGGACTACACTGGCTTTGAAGATTACCGCCTGCTCACACCTTTGCCGCCAAACGCGAAGTACCGCTACCGCGGCGGTTAA
- the mreD gene encoding rod shape-determining protein MreD translates to MVLLGARAWSRVVSYSVVALGAAVLHVVVLPWIAVAGIVPDVLLVLTVWIALREGQIAGMIAGFGCGLLLDWAMQGQLGLHAFAKTVAGFVGGLFAHPEDPGWLATVDLLRLMGILLLVCVLHNLLYFALFVHPLEVPVTEFVLKYAAATTGYTAVVAVLALLCWQLVRRRFTSER, encoded by the coding sequence ATGGTGCTGCTAGGTGCACGGGCATGGTCGCGTGTGGTAAGCTATAGTGTCGTCGCTCTCGGGGCGGCTGTCCTTCACGTAGTGGTACTCCCGTGGATTGCCGTTGCAGGGATTGTTCCTGACGTGCTTTTAGTGCTAACGGTGTGGATTGCTCTGCGGGAAGGGCAGATAGCCGGAATGATTGCAGGCTTTGGATGTGGGCTCCTGCTAGACTGGGCAATGCAGGGACAGTTAGGACTCCATGCTTTTGCCAAGACGGTAGCGGGGTTTGTTGGTGGTCTCTTTGCACATCCGGAGGATCCTGGGTGGCTAGCCACAGTGGATCTACTCCGTCTAATGGGAATTCTGCTGCTAGTGTGCGTCCTTCACAACCTACTGTACTTCGCTCTCTTTGTCCATCCATTGGAGGTGCCAGTAACGGAGTTTGTCCTGAAGTATGCAGCGGCCACTACGGGATATACAGCGGTAGTTGCGGTTCTTGCCTTACTCTGTTGGCAGCTTGTTCGGAGGAGGTTTACTTCCGAACGATGA
- a CDS encoding PQQ-dependent sugar dehydrogenase gives MLKSQVLALFGTLLAWCAWGGLSCKAQEWGFELRVVAQGLTVPWSVLWGADGWLWCTERPGRISRIHPETGEQRLLLTDIPGLYAYTETGLLGMALHPRFVDSPYVAIAYTVSTGSTVELRIVRYRYDATEDTLTAPQVLLSGIRVGNIHAGCRFLNLPDGTLLLTVGEGGIPSLSQDLRSLSGKVLRIRWDGSIPADNPLPGSPIWAWGLRNSQGLALGRGGIVYCSEHGASTDDEINLLQPGRNYGWPAVEGYCDTPTEQQFCRDSNVAAPLYAWTPTVAPCGLAYYDSALSHLPQFRHSLLLATLRGNTLYQLRLSADGRRITEVIPYALGVGRLRDVLVTPQGRVFLSTSNRDGRGTPRPGDDKIVELVPKAQDIGTTGSGEPPIHVWQEMDRMHCVVRSSAHLALVDACGRLLCRWRGGSGQRWTSPRLAPGWYGLIVHAGTRTWRQVLLVR, from the coding sequence ATGCTTAAGTCCCAGGTGCTTGCACTGTTCGGTACGTTACTGGCTTGGTGTGCCTGGGGAGGGCTATCCTGTAAAGCCCAGGAGTGGGGGTTTGAGCTCCGAGTAGTGGCGCAAGGACTTACGGTGCCCTGGTCCGTGCTCTGGGGAGCTGATGGATGGCTGTGGTGTACGGAACGCCCGGGTCGGATCAGCCGGATTCATCCAGAGACGGGCGAGCAGCGCCTTTTGCTAACGGACATTCCTGGGCTCTATGCCTACACTGAGACGGGCCTTTTGGGCATGGCGCTCCATCCCCGTTTTGTGGACTCTCCATACGTGGCCATAGCGTATACGGTGAGTACTGGCAGCACTGTGGAGTTGCGAATTGTCCGCTATCGCTACGACGCTACGGAGGATACGCTAACAGCCCCTCAAGTTCTTCTTTCCGGAATCCGGGTGGGGAATATCCATGCGGGTTGCCGGTTCTTGAACTTGCCTGATGGGACACTGCTGCTGACGGTTGGGGAGGGCGGGATTCCGTCGCTCTCGCAGGACCTCCGTTCGTTAAGCGGCAAAGTGCTGAGGATCCGCTGGGATGGCAGTATTCCAGCGGACAATCCTCTGCCCGGCAGCCCAATATGGGCGTGGGGGCTACGGAATTCCCAAGGGTTAGCGCTGGGACGTGGCGGGATCGTCTACTGCTCCGAGCATGGGGCTAGCACGGATGATGAGATCAACCTCCTCCAGCCGGGCCGGAACTACGGCTGGCCAGCGGTTGAAGGCTACTGCGACACCCCAACAGAGCAGCAATTCTGTCGGGATTCGAACGTTGCGGCGCCACTATACGCCTGGACGCCAACTGTTGCACCCTGTGGGCTGGCGTACTATGACTCTGCGCTATCGCATCTGCCACAGTTCCGTCATTCCCTGCTCTTGGCGACCTTACGGGGAAACACCCTCTACCAGCTTCGTCTCTCTGCCGACGGCCGGCGCATAACAGAAGTGATCCCATATGCGCTGGGAGTAGGGCGTTTGCGCGACGTGTTGGTGACTCCTCAAGGGCGAGTCTTCCTCAGCACGAGCAATAGGGATGGTCGCGGGACGCCTCGCCCAGGGGATGATAAGATCGTTGAGCTGGTTCCCAAGGCGCAGGATATAGGGACGACTGGCAGTGGGGAGCCACCAATCCACGTTTGGCAGGAGATGGACCGCATGCACTGCGTGGTGCGGAGTTCTGCTCATCTGGCACTCGTTGATGCCTGTGGGCGGCTGCTTTGCCGCTGGCGGGGAGGATCGGGGCAGAGGTGGACAAGTCCTCGGCTCGCTCCTGGCTGGTATGGGCTGATCGTGCATGCAGGGACACGCACGTGGCGGCAAGTGCTGCTGGTTCGTTGA
- the speE gene encoding polyamine aminopropyltransferase: MRSGIWIVDHHTQDLEFHYRVTEVLYSGTTAYQRVDIVRAPALGKALFLDGRIQSAQIDEFIYHEVLVHPALLAHPEPRRVLIMGGGEGATLREVLRHPSVQLATMVDIDRELVELCERYLPEWHQNCFRDPRSQLVFGDARAFVEGTTELYDIIISDLTEPIEGGPSVMLFTVEFYECLAQRLTDNGLFVAQAGSADPVYPEFVTSLSRTLREVFPYVRVFWAFIYSFQLPWAFVLASKRDDPAALSTEEIRERYAERGLKTQYYCPELHSALFALPVYLQDALRHRGQRITDRSAFIWHA, translated from the coding sequence ATGAGGAGCGGAATTTGGATTGTCGATCACCACACCCAAGATTTGGAGTTCCACTATCGGGTCACGGAAGTCCTGTATTCCGGAACCACCGCCTACCAGCGCGTCGACATCGTGCGTGCTCCCGCCCTGGGAAAAGCACTCTTCTTGGATGGGCGCATCCAGTCGGCCCAGATCGACGAATTCATCTACCACGAGGTCCTCGTCCATCCCGCGCTTCTCGCACACCCTGAACCACGACGGGTCCTCATCATGGGAGGCGGGGAAGGAGCGACCCTGCGAGAAGTGCTCCGCCATCCCTCAGTACAGCTTGCCACAATGGTTGACATTGACCGCGAACTCGTAGAGCTCTGTGAACGCTACTTGCCGGAATGGCATCAGAACTGCTTCCGCGACCCGCGCTCTCAGCTCGTCTTCGGGGATGCCAGGGCCTTTGTGGAAGGGACAACCGAGCTCTACGACATCATCATCTCCGACCTGACCGAGCCGATAGAAGGAGGTCCTTCAGTGATGCTGTTCACCGTAGAGTTCTACGAGTGCCTAGCTCAGCGGCTCACTGACAACGGGCTCTTCGTGGCCCAGGCAGGGAGTGCCGACCCGGTATATCCCGAGTTCGTTACTAGCCTCTCCCGAACCCTTCGAGAAGTCTTCCCGTATGTACGGGTCTTCTGGGCTTTCATCTACTCCTTCCAGCTCCCCTGGGCATTCGTGTTGGCAAGCAAACGTGATGATCCTGCTGCACTTTCCACTGAGGAAATACGAGAACGCTATGCTGAACGGGGGCTCAAGACGCAGTACTACTGTCCCGAGCTCCACTCAGCACTATTTGCCCTACCAGTTTACCTACAGGATGCCCTCCGTCATCGGGGACAACGCATTACCGATCGATCAGCCTTTATATGGCATGCTTAA
- the thrS gene encoding threonine--tRNA ligase has product MAEVIVGEAQRIRITAPDGVTVEFPRGVTGRDVVATLFPEKASEAVGIVVNGTIYDLSRQLQEDATVRVLTFDDPEGMQVFWHSSAHLMAEALELLYPGIKFAIGPPIENGFYYDVEPPEGTTITADDLPRIEQVMRELAQRDVPFERFEVSWEEAVDYYRRNWNPYKLEILEELRGQPITFYRQGNFTDLCKGTHVPSTGMLRYPKLLSVAGAYWRGDSRNKMLTRIYGICFPREEQLEAFLQLREEAERRDHRKLGRELELFLLTPAVGPGLPIWLPNGTVLRRTLENFLRREQLKRGYQEVITPHIGNLELYKTSGHYPYYADSQFPPMELDEREQYLLKPMNCPHHHQIYASKPRSYRELPLRLAEFGTVYRYEQSGELNGLIRVRGFTQDDAHIYCTPEQLKDEIKAVVELTQYVFRCFGMPVDVRLSFRDDNDAKYGGDKALWERAQREIQEVADEMGLQYQIGLGEAAFYGPKIDFIVRDALGRRWQLGTVQVDYVMPERFRLEYIGPDGQPHRPVIIHRAPFGSLERFVGILIEHYAGNFPFWLAPVQAMVLPITDAQHAAAMELAQRLQEAGYRVQVDLRSERLQRKIAESEHRKIPFLLILGRREVEAGTVAVRRHGLGDQGVRSVEEVVRWFAELNVPGAEGRHA; this is encoded by the coding sequence ATGGCGGAGGTCATCGTCGGCGAGGCCCAACGCATTCGGATTACGGCCCCTGATGGGGTCACCGTAGAATTCCCAAGGGGGGTAACGGGTAGGGATGTGGTAGCCACTCTCTTCCCTGAAAAAGCTTCCGAGGCTGTTGGCATCGTCGTCAATGGCACGATCTACGACCTCTCCCGGCAGTTACAGGAGGACGCTACAGTACGGGTCCTGACGTTCGATGACCCGGAGGGCATGCAGGTCTTCTGGCACTCTTCCGCTCATCTCATGGCAGAGGCGCTGGAGCTTCTGTATCCCGGGATCAAGTTCGCCATCGGCCCTCCAATAGAGAATGGCTTCTACTACGACGTTGAGCCTCCCGAAGGGACGACGATTACGGCCGATGACCTGCCTCGGATTGAGCAGGTGATGCGTGAGCTTGCCCAGCGGGATGTTCCGTTTGAGCGCTTTGAAGTCTCTTGGGAGGAGGCTGTGGACTACTATCGTCGGAACTGGAACCCGTACAAGCTGGAGATTCTAGAGGAGCTCCGAGGGCAACCGATCACGTTCTACCGGCAGGGCAACTTCACCGACCTCTGCAAAGGGACCCATGTGCCATCCACGGGGATGCTCCGGTATCCGAAGCTCTTGAGTGTTGCTGGGGCATACTGGCGCGGGGACAGTCGTAACAAGATGCTGACGCGCATCTATGGCATTTGCTTCCCGCGAGAGGAGCAGTTGGAGGCCTTCCTGCAGCTTCGAGAGGAGGCGGAGCGTCGTGACCATCGGAAGTTGGGGCGTGAGCTAGAGCTGTTTCTGCTAACCCCAGCGGTTGGACCCGGGCTCCCTATCTGGCTGCCGAACGGTACAGTGTTGCGTCGGACTCTCGAGAACTTCCTCCGTCGGGAGCAGTTGAAGCGCGGTTACCAAGAAGTTATCACCCCCCACATCGGGAACCTGGAGCTCTACAAAACTTCCGGCCATTACCCTTACTACGCCGACTCCCAGTTCCCACCGATGGAGCTGGATGAGCGGGAGCAGTACCTACTCAAGCCCATGAATTGCCCGCATCACCACCAGATCTACGCATCCAAGCCACGCAGCTACCGAGAGCTTCCGCTGCGCTTAGCGGAGTTTGGGACAGTGTACCGATACGAGCAGTCCGGAGAGCTGAACGGGCTAATTCGCGTCCGCGGATTCACCCAGGACGATGCCCACATTTACTGCACGCCAGAGCAACTCAAGGACGAGATCAAGGCCGTCGTGGAGCTGACACAGTACGTCTTCCGCTGCTTTGGGATGCCCGTAGATGTACGGCTCTCCTTCCGAGATGACAACGACGCGAAGTACGGTGGAGATAAGGCTCTCTGGGAGCGTGCTCAGCGGGAGATCCAGGAGGTGGCCGATGAAATGGGTCTGCAGTACCAAATCGGGCTGGGAGAGGCGGCCTTCTACGGGCCGAAGATCGACTTCATTGTTCGTGATGCTCTCGGGCGGCGTTGGCAGCTTGGGACAGTGCAGGTTGACTATGTGATGCCCGAGCGCTTTCGGTTGGAGTACATTGGCCCCGACGGGCAACCGCATCGTCCGGTGATCATCCATCGCGCTCCCTTCGGTTCGCTGGAGCGCTTTGTGGGGATTCTCATTGAGCACTACGCCGGCAACTTCCCCTTCTGGCTGGCCCCTGTCCAAGCGATGGTGTTGCCAATCACCGATGCCCAGCATGCAGCGGCAATGGAACTGGCGCAGCGGCTTCAGGAGGCTGGTTATCGCGTCCAGGTGGACCTTCGATCCGAACGGCTGCAGCGGAAGATTGCTGAATCAGAACACCGCAAAATCCCCTTCCTGCTCATCCTCGGGCGTAGGGAGGTAGAGGCAGGCACAGTGGCGGTTCGGCGGCATGGGCTTGGTGATCAGGGAGTGCGGAGTGTGGAGGAGGTGGTCCGATGGTTTGCTGAGCTGAACGTTCCGGGAGCGGAAGGGCGGCATGCTTAA